A genomic segment from Triticum dicoccoides isolate Atlit2015 ecotype Zavitan chromosome 1A, WEW_v2.0, whole genome shotgun sequence encodes:
- the LOC119367962 gene encoding protein CHUP1, chloroplastic-like, with the protein MPKAGDCSGGGGGGRRDLPLLFLRVGAAITLSIAGIFFSWLRWQHRPRPRHLLLPPPSEPDDARGMKGGGGGLKDELRILKNEDTKAKIINGNSVHTTTTTTTTTTTASVSLPPKCRNIDDDDDDDDEGFLLPEYNEMVMEEFGGDVGNIASSPAARVREDASNEHEIFKLRDLVRSLQEREKTLEIQLLELYGLQEQGAAVRELENQLKINNVESQLYSLKIESLQSENQRLQTQLSESSKLTSQLELTKSKCKLLKKKLRLDAEQAKEKITSLQNIVDSFQCKEIIEGEVDGEAEKKLKRLEELENEARELRAANSRLQQENSHLTRRLELTRLPPVPKSHNSMEVKTSEQVDGLKQENEKLSKEVEQLRTDRFADVEELVYLKWINACLRHELKNKGTPGPGAQTTAQDLSNTLSPKSEQTAKQLIMEYANVGADERSLSSIEFGSEYASSRASSSGEPDDTSIDMSSVTTPRNPKKKEKKKFFSKLRKLVLGKDKEKNIFPTLERRVSISSCSFDDFTGRDSHDSYSSFLTEGAVSANQQHDDRSCVTPSFGSQRYSTEAGDGRYQRHGVKKNASFGSGRFSEHGSQFDSGEATIPEDVEIHKFAEALITSRTGSMSSRRTLSFS; encoded by the exons ATGCCCAAGGCAGGAGactgtagcggcggcggcggcggtggccggagggACCTGCCTCTGCTTTTCCTGAGGGTGGgcgctgccatcacgctctccatcgCTGGGATCTTCTTCTCGTGGCTGCGGTGGCAGCACCGGCCTCGGCCCCGGCacctcctgctccctcctccttcAG AGCCGGATGATGCCCGTGGCATGAAGGGTGGTGGTGGAGGGCTCAAGGACGAGCTAAGGATCCTCAAGAAT GAGGATACCAAGGCAAAAATAATCAATGGTAACTCTGTGCACACAACCACTACCACTACAACGACCACCACCACTGCCTCAGTGTCACTTCCTCCGAAATGCCGAaacattgatgatgatgatgatgatgatgatgaaggattTCTCCTTCCAGAATACAATGAAATGGTTATGGAAGAATTTGGCGGAGACGTAGGCAATATCGCAAGCTCACCTGCAGCAAGAGTAAGGGAAGATGCATCTAATGAGCATGAAATTTTCAAGCTCAGAGATTTGGTTAGATCTCTGCAAGAAAGGGAAAAGACCCTGGAGATACAACTTTTGGAGTTGTACGGTTTGCAGGAGCAAGGTGCTGCAGTTAGGGAGCTTGAGAACCAACTGAAGATAAACAATGTCGAGTCACAGCTATACTCCTTGAAGATCGAATCCTTGCAATCTGAAAATCAGAGGTTACAAACACAGTTGTCTGAAAGCTCAAAGTTAACTTCCCAGCTTGAGTTGACAAAATCAAAATGCAAGCTGTTGAAAAAGAAGTTGAGACTGGATGCGGAACAAGCAAAGGAGAAAATCACTTCCCTTCAGAACATAGTTGATTCCTTTCAGTGTAAGGAGATTATTGAGGGAGAAGTTGACGGCGAGGCTGAGAAGAAATTAAAGAGGCTAGAGGAATTGGAAAATGAGGCAAGAGAGCTTAGAGCTGCAAATTCAAGGCTGCAGCAGGAGAATTCACACCTTACTAGGCGATTGGAGCTCACACGCCTACCGCCTGTACCCAAGTCCCACAATAGCATGGAG GTAAAAACATCAGAACAAGTTGATGGGTTGAAGCAAGAAAACGAGAAGTTGTCAAAAGAGGTTGAGCAACTGCGGACTGACAGGTTTGCAGATGTTGAGGAGCTGGTATATCTTAAATGGATCAATGCTTGCCTGCGGCATGAGCTGAAGAACAAGGGGACTCCTGGTCCTGGGGCACAAACTACAGCACAGGATCTAAGCAACACCCTAAGCCCCAAATCTGAACAGACAGCCAAGCAATTGATAATGGAGTATGCCAATGTTGGTGCGGACGAGAGAAGTTTAAGCTCCATAGAATTTGGCTCAGAGTACGCTTCTTCAAGGGCATCATCAAGTGGCGAACCCGatgacacatcgatcgatatgtcaTCAGTCACAACGCCCAGAAAcccgaagaagaaagagaagaagaagttTTTCTCTAAGCTACGGAAATTGGTACTGGGAAAAGATAAGGAAAAGAACATTTTCCCTACTTTGGAGAGGAGAGTGTCTATTTCGAGCTGTTCCTTTGATGACTTCACTGGAAGAGACTCGCATGATAGCTACTCTTCCTTCTTGACAGAAGGAGCCGTATCTGCCAATCAGCAGCATGACGATCGCAGCTGCGTTACGCCTTCTTTTGGCAGCCAAAGATATAGCACAGAAGCAGGAGATGGAAGATACCAGCGTCATGGGGTAAAAAAGAATGCATCTTTCGGATCCGGAAGATTCAGTGAACATGGTTCTCAGTTTGATAGTGGTGAGGCCACAATACCAGAAGATGTTGAGATCCACAAATTCGCCGAGGCACTGATTACATCAAGGACAGGTTCTATGTCATCCAGAAGGACATTATCCTTCAGCTAA